The proteins below come from a single Desulfitobacterium metallireducens DSM 15288 genomic window:
- the rd gene encoding rubredoxin: MKKYVCSVCGYVYDPEIGDPDSGVAPGTAFENIPDDWACPECGVGKDSFEVSEE; this comes from the coding sequence ATGAAAAAATATGTTTGCTCAGTCTGTGGTTATGTATATGATCCTGAAATTGGTGATCCAGACTCAGGAGTTGCTCCAGGCACAGCTTTTGAAAATATTCCGGATGATTGGGCTTGCCCGGAATGCGGAGTAGGTAAAGATTCTTTTGAGGTTTCTGAAGAGTAG
- a CDS encoding RidA family protein yields MKQTVISTTKAPAAIGPYSQGIEVGNWVFTSGQIPLTPEGNLAGPSIEEQVRQVLQNAEQILLAAGTSLDNVVKTTVFLADMNDFQIMNSIYAEFFTAEPPARSAVQVTRLPKDVKVEVEMIAFKN; encoded by the coding sequence ATGAAACAAACCGTTATTTCGACAACGAAGGCTCCAGCGGCAATTGGACCTTACTCTCAAGGAATCGAAGTTGGAAATTGGGTATTTACTTCGGGTCAGATTCCGTTAACACCCGAGGGAAATTTAGCAGGTCCAAGTATAGAAGAGCAAGTTCGCCAGGTTTTGCAAAATGCGGAACAAATATTACTGGCAGCGGGGACTTCCCTGGATAATGTCGTTAAAACGACTGTTTTTCTTGCTGATATGAATGATTTTCAAATTATGAACAGTATTTATGCAGAGTTTTTCACTGCAGAACCCCCCGCTCGTTCTGCGGTGCAAGTCACACGTCTCCCCAAGGACGTGAAAGTTGAAGTTGAAATGATTGCCTTTAAAAACTAA
- a CDS encoding HAD family hydrolase: protein MIKAILFDLDGTLTLMDQEEFMRNYIGLLAPRFSHLISPEKFGKNVMRSTETIIKEPKEGKTNLQNFFEDFTKVTGLTYTTLWPIFEEFYKTDFPALSCLVKVNSEGKRAVESAIQQGYTVAIASNPVMPTLAIEERIRWAGLSPEQFSLIPSMENFHFCKPQLGFYEEIAHCLGLSPKECMMVGNHPIEDLVARNTGMKTFLVGTPSEDVQTDYYGDLLELNKLILRGNI from the coding sequence ATGATAAAAGCAATCCTTTTTGACTTAGATGGAACCCTGACGTTAATGGATCAAGAGGAATTCATGCGCAACTATATTGGACTTTTGGCCCCTCGATTCAGCCATCTCATTTCTCCAGAGAAGTTTGGGAAAAACGTGATGCGTTCAACCGAAACCATAATTAAAGAACCAAAAGAAGGAAAAACGAATCTTCAAAACTTTTTTGAGGATTTTACGAAAGTAACAGGTCTCACCTATACTACGCTGTGGCCTATTTTTGAAGAGTTTTATAAAACAGACTTTCCAGCTCTGAGCTGCTTAGTCAAGGTGAATTCAGAGGGTAAGCGTGCCGTTGAAAGCGCTATCCAACAAGGGTATACTGTAGCGATTGCTTCAAATCCTGTTATGCCAACGCTCGCTATTGAAGAGCGTATTCGATGGGCAGGATTGTCTCCAGAACAATTTTCGCTCATTCCCTCTATGGAAAATTTCCATTTTTGTAAACCACAGTTGGGATTTTATGAAGAAATTGCCCACTGTCTAGGATTATCCCCTAAGGAATGCATGATGGTTGGAAATCATCCAATCGAAGATTTAGTCGCGCGAAATACTGGAATGAAAACCTTCCTCGTTGGAACACCCTCGGAAGACGTTCAAACGGATTATTACGGAGATTTATTGGAGCTGAATAAGCTTATACTTCGTGGAAATATCTAA